ACATCAAGGACGTGCTCGAGACCGACGAGGCGCGCCGCCAGCGCGTGGTCGAGGACAAGTGGGTGCGGCCCTTCGCGCTGGTCCGCAGCGACGCCCTCCTGCACGACACCCTGGAGAAGCTGCAGAGGCGCGGAGCCCACATGGCGAAGGTGGTCGACGCCGACGGCGCCACCCTCGGGGTTGCCACCCTGGAGGACGTGATCGAGGAGCTGGTCGGTGAGATCCGCGACACCGCCCACCTGGAGTCCTCGACACCGTCGTACGGCGCGGATCCGCGTGGTCAGGACGGTTAGGGTGTCTGCGGCGGGATCCCGATGAAGGTGCAGGCGGAAGTGGCGGACGAGGCAACGCGCGACACGCGCGTCTGGACCGTCCCCAACGCCCTGAGCATCGTGCGGCTGCTGGGCCTGCCGCTCTTCCTGTGGCTGGTGCTGGGCCCCCACGCGGACGGCTGGGCGCTCGGCGTCCTGATGGTCTCCGGGATCACCGACTACCTCGACGGCTACCTCGCTCGCCGCCTCGACCAAGCCTCCCGGCTGGGGCAGATCCTCGACCCGGTCGCGGACCGGCTCTACATCCTGGCGGTCGTGATCGGCCTGGCCCTGCGCGACATCGTCCCGTGGTGGTTCGCGATCATCCTGCCGCTGCGCGACGTGCTCCTGTGGGGCCTGGTCCCGGTCCTGCGCACCCGCGGCTACAGCGCGCTCCCGGTGCACTTCCTGGGCAAGGCGGCGACCTTCAACCTGCTCTACGCCTTCCCGCT
This genomic window from Nocardioides cynanchi contains:
- a CDS encoding CDP-alcohol phosphatidyltransferase family protein; translated protein: MKVQAEVADEATRDTRVWTVPNALSIVRLLGLPLFLWLVLGPHADGWALGVLMVSGITDYLDGYLARRLDQASRLGQILDPVADRLYILAVVIGLALRDIVPWWFAIILPLRDVLLWGLVPVLRTRGYSALPVHFLGKAATFNLLYAFPLLLLGDGSGSAATLAKVFGWAFAGWGISLYWWAGILYAYQVYKLVKTTERRVVAHG